A window of Vigna unguiculata cultivar IT97K-499-35 chromosome 4, ASM411807v1, whole genome shotgun sequence contains these coding sequences:
- the LOC114182735 gene encoding probable aminotransferase ACS12 produces the protein MTHARKPTKPNHQPHQAHNPSFSTTGMKLIVPLQGVVQGRGGLLLGTLVPCALFYFLQLYLKRRRSNSSPPSPSSEPTLPRTSSRSNLSTRGSISRVRLSKLATQISRPDHSLYYVGLERVSRDPYHVLHNPNGIIQLGLSDNTLCFDLIGEWVARNLEGTMGGGVDLGINGIAPYQTFDGVMELKMALSDFMHQVMGESVKFDPYNMVLTAGATPAIEILSFCLADHGNAFLVPTPYYPGFDRDVRWRPGVDLIPVHCRSTDNFNLNITALDQAFSQARKRGVKIRGILISNPSNPVGNILTQDMLYSLLDFAEDKNIHIIVDEVFAGSTYGREKFVSLAEVLLDSDIDKSRFHIVYGLSKDLSLAGFRVGVICSFNESVLAAAKKLTRFSTISAPTQRLVTSMLSDKRFIRDYLEINRTRIRQLHAVFVDCLSKLGIKCAKSSAGMFCWADMSGLIRPYSEKGEIELWEKFLSIAKINITPGSACHCIEPGWFRICFTTITLEEAPLVIERIRRVVESCNSSS, from the exons ATGACCCACGCCCGAAAGCCCACCAAGCCCAACCACCAGCCCCACCAGGCCCACAACCCTTCATTCTCCACCACCGGCATGAAACTCATCGTCCCTCTCCAGGGCGTCGTCCAGGGCCGCGGTGGCCTCCTCCTCGGAACCCTCGTCCCCTGCGCCCTCTTCTACTTCCTCCAGCTCTACCTCAAACGACGCCGTTCCAACTCCTCCCCTCCCTCCCCCTCCTCCGAGCCCACCCTCCCCCGCACCTCCTCCCGCTCCAATTTGTCCACACGTGGCTCCATTTCCCGGGTCCGCCTCTCCAAGCTCGCCACGCAGATTTCCCGCCCCGACCACTCCCTCTACTACGTCGGCTTGGAGAGGGTTTCGCGAGATCCCTACCACGTCCTTCACAATCCCAATGGGATTATTCAGTTGGGATTGTCGGATAACACG CTGTGCTTCGATTTGATAGGGGAATGGGTGGCGCGGAACTTGGAGGGCACGATGGGTGGCGGTGTTGATTTGGGTATCAATGGGATTGCGCCGTATCAGACGTTTGATGGGGTGATGGAATTGAAAATG GCCCTGTCAGATTTTATGCATCAGGTGATGGGGGAATCAGTAAAATTTGACCCATATAATATGGTTCTAACAGCTGGAGCAACTCCTGCAATTGAGATATTGTCCTTCTGTTTGGCAGACCACGGGAATGCATTCCTTGTCCCTACACCATATTATCCAGG ATTTGACAGGGATGTAAGATGGCGTCCAGGGGTAGACCTAATACCTGTTCATTGTCGCAGTACTGACAATTTCAATCTAAATATCACTGCTCTTGATCAAGCATTTAGTCAAGCAAGAAAACGAGGAGTCAAAATTCGTGGAATTCTAATTTCCAACCCTTCAAATCCCGTTGGCAATATTTTGACACAAGACATGCTATACAGTCTTCTGGACTTTGCTGAAGACAAAAACATTCATATCATTGTTGATGAAGTATTTGCAGGCTCCACGTACGGACGTGAGAAGTTCGTGAGTCTAGCTGAAGTTCTTCTTGATTCAGATATAGACAAGAGTCGGTTTCACATAGTATATGGCCTGTCAAAAGACCTCTCTCTTGCCGGATTTAGAGTTGGGGTTATATGTTCATTCAACGAAAGTGTTTTGGCTGCTGCCAAGAAGTTGACCAGATTTTCCACTATATCTGCTCCGACCCAGAGGTTAGTTACTTCAATGCTTTCAGATAAAAGATTTATTCGGGACTATTTAGAAATCAACCGAACAAGAATACGACAACTGCATGCTGTATTTGTGGATTGTTTAAGTAAACTAGGAATAAAGTGTGCCAAGAGCAGTGCTGGTATGTTCTGTTGGgctgatatgagtggattgatCCGACCATATAGTGAAAAAGGGGAAATTGAGTTGTGGGAGAAGTTTTTAAGTATTGCTAAGATCAATATAACTCCTGGATCAGCCTGCCATTGCATAGAACCAGGATGGTTTCGAATTTGTTTTACTACCATAACATTAGAGGAGGCCCCTCTGGTTATTGAACGAATTAGGAGAGTTGTTGAAAGTTGTAATTCTTCTAGTTga
- the LOC114182434 gene encoding uncharacterized protein LOC114182434, translating into MALETWLIKVKTALSHSLTKKPSFSSSKPKHVAVLSFEIANVMSKLLHLWQSLSDANVVRLRNDAVALEGVRKLISNNESFLLSLAVAEFADSLRLVANSVSRLSNYCHDPSLRSFHRIFTEFANSGLDPRAWTLTTPKDIEAKHRKLQHYVTLTATLHKEIDALTLLESAFRKALLSADNAATEHSSHKKLSDLQQKIFWQKQEVKNLKERSLWNKNFDGVVLLLARFVFTVLARIKVVFGIGHSSSVPFLSRSLSSVYPSDHQNPISSSCSFVSGPLKSSKLDDENENLGNGFFESNCKVLKLKGDGESDTLGASALALHYANLVMVLEKMIKSPQLVGVDARDDLYGMLPSSIRSSLRARLRRVGFSACDDHVLAGEWRDALGRILGWLAPLAHNMIKWHSERSYEQQNLVPKTNVLLLQTLFFANKEKTEAAITELLVGLNYVWRFEREMTAKALFECTKFNNGFLSLHKPS; encoded by the coding sequence ATGGCCCTCGAAACCTGGCTCATCAAGGTCAAAACGGCGCTGTCGCACAGCCTCACGAAGAAACCGTCGTTTTCCTCGTCGAAGCCAAAGCACGTCGCCGTTTTGTCCTTCGAGATCGCGAACGTGATGTCGAAGCTCCTCCACCTCTGGCAGTCCCTCTCCGACGCCAACGTCGTTCGCCTCCGAAACGACGCCGTCGCGCTCGAAGGCGTGCGCAAGCTTATCTCAAACAACGAGTCTTTTCTTCTGAGCCTCGCCGTGGCCGAGTTCGCCGACTCGCTCAGACTCGTCGCCAACTCGGTCTCCCGACTCAGCAACTACTGTCACGACCCTTCTCTCCGATCCTTCCACCGAATCTTCACCGAGTTCGCCAACTCGGGCCTCGACCCGCGCGCGTGGACCCTCACCACTCCCAAAGACATCGAAGCCAAACACAGAAAACTGCAACATTACGTGACTCTCACGGCAACACTCCACAAAGAAATCGACGCTCTCACGCTCCTCGAAAGCGCGTTTAGAAAAGCGCTTCTCAGCGCTGACAACGCCGCCACCGAACACTCCTCTCACAAAAAACTAAGCGATCTTCAGCAGAAGATTTTCTGGCAGAAGCAAGAGGTGAAGAACTTGAAGGAACGTTCGTTATGGAACAAAAACTTCGACGGGGTTGTTTTGTTGTTAGCAAGGTTCGTTTTCACCGTGTTAGCGCGGATTAAAGTTGTCTTCGGAATCGGCCATAGTAGTAGCGTTCCCTTTTTGTCACGTAGTTTGTCTTCCGTTTATCCCTCCGATCACCAAAACCCTATTTCTTCCTCATGCTCCTTTGTATCTGGGCCGTTGAAAAGCTCAAAACTTGACgacgaaaatgaaaatttgggaAATGGGTTTTTCGAGTCTAATTGCAAGGTGTTGAAGTTGAAGGGTGATGGTGAGAGTGATACTTTGGGTGCTTCAGCTTTGGCCTTGCACTATGCAAACTTGGTGATGGTGTTGGAGAAGATGATAAAGTCACCCCAGTTGGTTGGGGTGGATGCTAGAGATGATTTGTATGGGATGTTACCAAGTAGCATAAGGTCATCTTTGAGGGCAAGATTGAGAAGGGTGGGGTTTTCTGCATGTGATGATCACGTGCTCGCCGGAGAATGGAGGGATGCATTGGGGAGGATTCTGGGGTGGCTGGCACCATTGGCACATAACATGATAAAGTGGCACAGTGAAAGAAGCTATGAGCAACAGAACTTGGTTCCAAAAACCAATGTGTTGTTGTTGCAGACTTTGTTCTTTGCAAACAAAGAGAAGACAGAAGCTGCCATCACTGAACTGCTTGTGGGGTTGAACTATGTTTGGAGGTTTGAGAGGGAAATGACAGCTAAGGCATTGTTTGAATGTACCAAATTTAATAATGGCTTCTTAAGCTTGCACAAGCCAAGCTAA